In Brachyhypopomus gauderio isolate BG-103 unplaced genomic scaffold, BGAUD_0.2 sc97, whole genome shotgun sequence, the following are encoded in one genomic region:
- the LOC143496624 gene encoding uncharacterized protein LOC143496624, translating to MAKYRVYKHILAALLCLCVVKSEGKTTQPHPSPTPLTSSHDNISTTVLTTSTNSSDTTQDITPSIEGTNDPENNTSSDDDDFSFTEAPNEIIPSTTSSKEVTTEKKDSNVVDEKNGSTAIEVTTEKKDSKVVDEKNGSTAIVVDRDNKGSTATGIVFLILILIFIIILVIILYILWKKGRSYSFDLTYHANDHDTPLRSMEQGGTFEQSIKESEAVQDYIQDEKPQEGSPVANGHAVETDPKHGDTEQTSSSDVIASLNLLEEDSFLSDTSLTPPMKKVEFNLDLDLIGRESELASSAPDDTSESQQNENNNNVTNAGNDMDVFTEINLDEAQ from the exons ATGGCAAAATACCGTGTTTACAAACATATTCTTG CGGCCctgctgtgcttgtgtgtggtaAAGAGTGAGGGGAaaaccacccaaccccaccccagcCCCACACCGTTGACCTCATCCCATGACAACATCTCCACCACTGTCCTCACGACCAGCACAAACAGTTCAGACACCACCCAAGATATCACACCCAGCATCGAGGGGACAAATGATCCTGAGAATAATACGTCCAGCGATGACGACGATTTCAGCTTCACTGAAGCCCCTAACGAGATCATTCCCAGCACTACTTCATCTAAAG AGGTGACtactgaaaaaaaagattcaaacG TTGTGGATGAAAAAAACGGTTCAACAGCAATAG AGGTGACtactgaaaaaaaagattcaaaaG TTGTGGATGAAAAAAACGGTTCAACAGCAATAG tggtggATCGTGACAACAAGGGTTCAACAGCAACAG GGATTGTTTTTCTTATCCTCATCCTGATCTTCATCATCATTCTTGTCATCATTCTCTACATTCTTTGGAAGAAAGGACGG agctaCTCCTTTGACCTGACCTATCATGCCAATGACCATGACACTCCGCTGCGCAGCATGGAACAGGGGGGCACCTTTGAGCAATCCATCAAAG AATCAGAGGCAGTTCAAGACTACATTCAGGATGAAAAGCCCCAGGAAGGCAGTCCAGTAGCCAATGGGCACGCAGTGGAAACGGATCCCAAACATGGAGATACTGAACAAACCTCCTCATCTG ATGTAATTGCATCATTGAATCTTCTAGAAGAAGACAGCTTCTTGTCCGACACTAGTCTGACTCCACCCATGAAGAAGGTGGAGTTTAATCTGGACCTAGATCTGATTGGCAGAGAATCTGAACTGGCATCTTCAGCTCCAGATGACACTAGTGAATCACAACAaaacgaaaacaacaacaacgtcACAAATGCTG GGAATGATATGGATGTCTTCACTGAAATTAATTTGGATGAGGCACAGTAA
- the LOC143496578 gene encoding ATP-binding cassette sub-family E member 1, whose protein sequence is MADKNTRIAIVNHDKCKPKKCRQECKKSCPVVRMGKLCIEVTPQSKIVWISESLCIGCGICIKKCPFGALSIVNLPSNLEKETTHRYCANSFKLHRLPIPRPGEVLGLVGTNGIGKSTALKILAGKQKPNLGKYDAPPDWQEILAYFRGSELQNYFTKILEDDLKAIVKPQYVDQIPKTVKGSVGAILSRKDDTKSEEIVCGQLDLLHLRDRNVEDLSGGELQRFACAVVCIQRADIFMFDEPSSYLDVKQRLRAAITIRSLISPDRYIIVVEHDLSVLDYLSDFICCLYGVPSAYGVVTMPFSVREGINIFLDGYVPTENLRFRETSLVFKVAETAAEEEVKKMCRYQYPDMKKSMGDFQLTITGGEFTDSEIMVMLGENGTGKTTFIRMLAGGLKPDGGGDVPILNVSYKPQKISPKFKGSVRALLHDKIRDAYTHPQFVTDVMKPMQIESIIDQDVQNLSGGELQRVALALCLGKPADVYLIDEPSAYLDSEQRLMAARVVKRFILHAKKTAFVVEHDFIMATYLADRVIVFDGIPSRNTCANSPQNLLAGMNKFLAQLEITFRRDPNNFRPRINKLNSIKDVEQKKSGNYFFLDD, encoded by the exons ATGGCCGACAAAAACACGAGAATCGCCATCGTCAACCATGACAAGTGTAAACCGAAGAAATGCAGACAAGAGTGTAAGAAGAGCTGCCCGGTGGTGCGCATGG GTAAGCTGTGTATTGAAGTGACGCCCCAGAGTAAGATTGTGTGGATCTCCGAGTCTCTGTGCATCGGCTGTGGTATCTGCATCAAG AAATGTCCGTTCGGCGCTCTGTCCATCGTAAACCTGCCGAGTAATCTGGAGAAGGAAACCACGCACAGATACTGCGCCAATTCCTTCAAACTGCACAG GTTGCCCATCCCACGTCCTGGAGAGGTGCTGGGTCTCGTGGGCACCAATGGAATTGGCAAGTCCACTGCCCTGAAAATCCTGGCAGGGAAACAGAAGCCCAACCTGGGCAAATACGAC GCTCCCCCGGACTGGCAGGAGATCCTGGCCTACTTCAGAGGTTCTGAGCTGCAGAACTACTTCACCAAGATCCTGGAGGATGACCTAAAGGCCATCGTGAAGCCACAGTACGTGGACCAGATCCCCAAAACCGTCAAG GGGTCAGTAGGGGCCATTCTGAGCAGGAAGGATGACACGAAGTCAGAAGAGATAGTGTGTGGGCAGCTAG ATCTGCTGCACCTCCGGGACCGTAACGTGGAGGACCTTTCGGGTGGAGAGCTGCAGAGGTTTGCCTGTGCGGTGGTCTGCATCCAGCGAGCAGACAT TTTCATGTTCGACGAGCCGTCCAGCTACCTGGACGTGAAGCAGAGACTCCGAGCGGCCATCACCATTCGCTCCCTCATCTCGCCCGACCG gtaCATCATCGTGGTTGAGCACGATCTGAGTGTGCTGGACTACCTGTCTGACTTCATCTGCTGTCTGTACGGAGTGCCCAGCGCGTACGGTGTGGTCACCATGCCATTCAGCGTCCGGGAAG GCATCAACATCTTTCTGGACGGCTACGTCCCGACGGAGAACCTGCGTTTCCGGGAGACCTCGCTGGTGTTCAAGGTGGCGGAGACGGCGGCggaggaggaggtgaagaagatGTGTCGGTACCAGTACCCCGACATGAAGAAGAGCATGGGAGACTTCCAGCTCACCATCACGGGCGGAGAGTTCACCGACTCCGAGATCATGGTCATGCTCGGGGAGAACG GAACTGGGAAGACGACGTTTATCCGAATGCTGGCAGGTGGCCTGAAACCAGATGGAGGAG GTGATGTGCCTATTCTGAACGTGAGTTACAAACCCCAGAAGATCAGCCCCAAGTTTAAG ggCAGTGTCCGTGCTCTGCTGCATGATAAGATCAGAGATGCGTACACACACCCCCAGTTCGTCACAGACGTCATGAAGCCCATGCAGATCGAGAGTATCATCGACCAGGAC gttcAGAATCTGTCTGGTGGTGAGCTGCAGCGTGTTGCGTTAGCCCTGTGTTTGGGCAAGCCCGCAGACGTCTACCTGATCGACGAGCCGTCTGCCTACCTGGACTCAGAGCAGCGTCTCATGGCAGCCAGAGTCGTCAAAAG GTTCATTCTCCATGCGAAGAAGACCGCGTTCGTGGTGGAGCACGACTTCATCATGGCCACCTACCTGGCTGATCGCGTCATCGTGTTCGATGGGATTCCCTCCAGGAACACCTGCGCCAACTC gccaCAGAATCTGCTGGCTGGCATGAACAAGTTCCTGGCACAGCTGGAGATCACCTTCAGGAGAGACCCCAACAACTTCAGACCAAGAATCAACAAGCTAAACTCCATTAaa GACGTGGAACAAAAGAAAAGTGGGAACTACTTCTTCCTGGACGactaa
- the LOC143496592 gene encoding RING finger protein 150-like, whose protein sequence is MPVSVTQACRSLALCAWLVCPWLARLPCLDVTVAEKEEWYTAFVNVTYVDPLTSQVRAERSEYGRYGEHSPKREARGLLVTSLSPHERHACDPRARFAVPARGAPWIALITEGNCTYRDKIRHAASQNASAVVVFNVGASGANDTITMPHQGTGDVVAIMIPEPKGRELVMLLERNITVHMHITIGTRNLQKYVSRTSVVFVSISFIILMIISLAWLVFYYIQRFRYANARDRNQRRLGDAAKKAISQLQVRTIRKGDQETESDFDNCAVCIEGYKANDVVRILPCRHVFHKGCVDPWLVDHRTCPMCKMNILKALGLTSSAECLEDLPLDYNLAVGGVALNAMVMSDDVMVGDVAGVRDPGIRLVGLPQVLLDSEPLSEDTMATEQSELQPIVSGGSEASLATGLGQLDMDTPAEDLKC, encoded by the exons ATGCCGGTGTCCGTGACGCAGGCGTGCCGCAGCCTGGCGCTGTGCGCGTGGCTCGTGTGCCCGTGGCTCGCGCGTCTGCCCTGCCTGGACGTGACGGTGGCCGAGAAGGAGGAGTGGTACACCGCCTTCGTCAACGTCACCTACGTGGACCCGCTCACGTCGCAGGTGCGCGCGGAGAGGAGCGAGTACGGCCGCTACGGCGAACACTCGCCCAAGCGCGAGGCCCGCGGGCTGCTGGTGACGTCGCTGTCGCCGCACGAGCGCCACGCGTGCGACCCGCGCGCCAGGTTCGCCGTGCCCGCGCGCGGGGCGCCGTGGATCGCGCTGATCACCGAGGGCAACTGCACGTACCGGGACAAGATCCGCCACGCGGCGAGCCAGAACGCGTCCGCCGTGGTCGTGTTCAACGTGGGCGCGTCCGGCGCCAACGACACCATCACGATGCCGCATCAAG gtaCCGGTGATGTGGTAGCAATCATGATTCCTGAGCCTAAAGGTCGTGAGTTGGTGATGTTACTGGAGCGTAACATCACGGTGCACATGCACATCACCATAGGAACACGCAACCTGCAGAAATACGTCAGCCGCACCTCCGTGGTCTTCGTCTCCATCTCCTTCATCATCCTCATGATCATCTCCCTGGCCTGGCTGGTCTTCTACTACATCCAGAGATTCAGATACGCCAACGCCAGGGACCGCAACCAG AGACGCCTCGGGGACGCTGCTAAGAAGGCCATCAGCCAGCTGCAAGTACGGACCATTAGGAAAGGAGACCAg GAGACGGAGTCGGACTTTGATAACTGTGCTGTCTGTATTGAAGGTTACAAGGCCAACGATGTGGTGCGAATTCTGCCATGCAG gcATGTTTTCCATAAAGGCTGTGTGGACCCGTGGCTGGTGGATCACCGCACCTGTCCCATGTGCAAGATGAACATCCTCAAAGCTCTGGGCCTCACG TCGAGTGCTGAATGTCTAGAAGATCTTCCTCTGGACTATAACCTGGCGGTGGGAGGCGTGGCCCTGAACGCCATGGTGATGAGCGATGATGTCATGGTGGGCGACGTGGCTGGGGTGCGTGACCCTGGCATCCGATTGGTGGGTCTCCCTCAGGTCCTCCTGGACTCTGAGCCGTTGTCAGAGGACACCATGGCGACTGAACAGA
- the LOC143496583 gene encoding anaphase-promoting complex subunit 10: MAAATKTPPGADPKQLERTGTVREIGSQAVWSLSSCKPGFGVDQLRDDNLETYWQSDGSQPHLVNIQFRRKTTVKMLCIYADYKSDESYTPSKISVRVGNNFHNLMEIRQLEMVEPSGWIHIPLLDLVNNPIRTFMIQIAVLANHQNGRDTHMRQIKVYTPVEESSIGKFPRCTTADFMMYRTIR; encoded by the exons ATGGCGGCCGCCACTAAGACGCCCCCTGGCGCCGACCCCAAGCAGCTGGAGCGCACTGGCACCGTCCGCGAGATCGGCTCTCAAGCCGTGTGGTCGCTGTCGTCGTGCAAACCTG gtttTGGAGTTGATCAGCTGAGGGATGATAATCTGGAGACGTattggcaatctgatggatctCAGCCTCACCTGGTCAACATCCAGTTCAG GAGGAAGACCACGGTGAAGATGCTGTGCATTTATGCGGATTATAAATCCGACGAGAGCTACACTCCCAGCAAGATCTCGGTGAGGGTGGGGAACAACTTTCATAACTTAATGGAGATCCGG CAGCTGGAGATGGTGGAGCCCAGTGGCTGGATCCACATCCCCCTACTGGACCTGGTGAACAACCCCATCAGGACCTTCATGATCCAGATCGCCGTGCTGGCCAACCACCAGAACGGGCGTGACACGCACATGCGCCAGATTAAAGTCTACACTCCTGTGGAGGAGAGCTCCATCGGCAAGTTCCCGCGATGCACCACGGCAGACTTCATGATGTACCGCACCATCAGGTGA